The DNA segment ACGAGCAGCATCATTCATGCATTTGAGTAATGATAATCTCTGACCTCTAATGGTCTGAGTTAGTCAGACTGGTTGATCATCCATAACATTGTTCACAGGCAGCCAAGGTTAAATATAATGGTCAAATAAAATGGAGTAAGGGTAAAGGGCATTATTGGACCAGGAGTTTTCAATTTAATTCATCTCATTTTGAAGCCATACACTCTTTCCTATTTTGATTTTCTTTGATTAAATATAGTTAAATAGCAAAACATGGCAGTTAGGGGAGATGGTGTCTATAGATGAGCATACCAGAGCCTCAAGTTAATGTTCTGGTGATACCGGTCTTAATCCCACATCGGCAGATTGTAACACTTGGATTCAATATTAAAAAGAAGTTTGTCTAATTATGATGATGTTGGTTGTTgctaaaaactcatctggttcactaatgtcttttagggaaggaagtttGTTATGCTTACCAGGTCTGGccaccatgtgactccagatccattgaacaattagggatgagcaatacatGCTGAACAAGTCAGGGATGCCCACGTCCCACAAACTGATAAGAAAAATGAAAGCTGACTGGAGCACAGCATTCTCAACTGAGGAGTTGAAGAACTCAAAACTGAGGTTCTGAAGCATCAGTGATTATACAGTAGCAAATGTACACAGGCCATTTTcaatataaggagaaagtgaagactgcagatgctgaggatcaCAGTTGAAAagcatggcgctggaaaaacacagcagttcaggcagcatcccaggagcaggaaaatcaacgtcgattctcctgatcctcagatgctgcctaacctgctgcgcttttccagtgccacaattttCATTGTAAACCTGGTCATAGTAATTTATAATGGAAAAGTTGAGACAGAACTGTGATAATAACACATCAGTAGAAAACAATGATTTGCATACAGGAAAAGCACATAAGCATAAAATTAACAGTATAGATACTTTCAGATCTCGAGATATTTTGTTACATTTCACATTTATTGTACTTGATTGCATCTTATTTGTTATGTTCAATGTTTATTGTATCTGATCTATTCCACACATTCTGTTGCTTTAGTACTTGTtttgtatttcaaatttccaccagCATTTTCAGTTTAGCTGGAAGATTGACAAAAGCAGAGGTAGTTTTATTTTAtgtaaagaaacagaaacaaatcaAACTATGATCAATGATGAGAACAATGtccaattcattattaaaatCACTTTCAATTTTTCAGATCCAACTGTGAAACCTGACATGTGCAAGCAGTTGGCTTTTAAACGATCATAAAATgatatatcttttttaaaaaaaagcttctttTCAAAACACAATGGCTAGCAAATAATGCATATTGTCGACAGAGTAAAAGCTACATTTTATCAAAAGGTAATTTCAGAGGGCACAAACCTGCCAAGAGGTAGTGCAAAAACTTAGTCTGGTGTAGTGAAACAGTTGGAAAGGACTTGACAGCACAAACATCCACGAGAAATTATTGGATAATCTGAGAACAACTTGTCAGCACAATAACTGTGTTACTGAAAGAGTGGGAAAGAGCTGGTCAGCAGATGCTTCTTTATGTTGAACAGGTTGCTAGTCGCATTCTTATGGGTTTCAATGTACTTGTTGCTGATCTCACTTGAAGCTTTAAATTGTGGCTGCAAGCCAGTAATATGAAGCTGTGGAATATTCGGATCTTTTAGGTGTAGCCTTGGCGAATTGTAGGAATATCGCAATGGAGCAGATTTCTCATGGACAGTTCTAACTCTGTTCGCATCTGTGGCAGGTGAGGATTTGGAATGCTGCATGTCTTTAAAGTTCAACATATCAAGACTCAAACATTTCAAATTTACATGGAGGGGATCTCTGAGCATCTGTCGATTGGGCAAAATTAGATGTTTTACAGACATACTCATCTGCGTGATCTTAGATCTAGGCTGTAAACGCTGCTTGTTGACTTTCTTAATTGCTTCAGTCTTGCTAAACTTTGGCACTTCATAATCGTGTTCCATATTGTCACCTGGGTCAAGTTTGGTATTGTTTTCAGTTTCAGTACCTTGAGTTGTTTCAGCAATGTTATTTTTCATTTCTTGCATTTCATCCCATGCTTTTACAATACTGGTGCCCAGAACTTTGGGGCTGCTTAATTTCTTTGCTTTTTTACGGTTATAAGAAGTGTAATTCCTTGGCTTGTGATGATGTTTGGAAGTGCTGGAAGTTTTTATTTTACTGGAGTTATAGGTATTGTCGACAGTTTTCTCTTTCCCACAAGTGTTGGAACTGCCATGGTCTTGAATATGGTTGGGATCTTGGGAAATATTAAGATTCTTTGCATCGTTAGCACTGGGAGCTGTGGAATTGtttagatcattggaatgaaTGGGAATGGGAGAATCTTTTGTATGGCTGGGATTTAACAAATTGTTTGTAGTGCTGGAAGAACTGGAATTTGACAGATCCTTTGCACCATTGGAATCAGTCAAATTTAAGGGATTTTTTGTGACACTAGAATTATTAGCAGTTAATGAATCATTTGGAGTACTGGAATTATTTGAATCTAATAGATATTTTGCAATGCTGGAATTAGTCGAATTTGGTTGACTTTTTGTGATGCTGGGATTACTGGGATTTAAAGGATTGCTTGTATTGCTAGAATTACTATGATTCAAAGGATTTCTAATTGCACCGGAATTCATTGAATATAATACATTTTTTGTGATACTGAAGTGGTTGGGAATTAAAGAATTCCTTACCATGTTCaaattattgaaatttaacagattctTTGCAATGCCAGTATTATTGACATTAGGTGGAACTTTGCTCTGAATTGGAAGTAAAGGATTCTTTTCATTACCAAAATAGATGAGATTCTTGATATTGCTAGTATTGGAACTCTTTGCAGTTGGTAAATTAAGAGGACGTTTTGCAAATTCAGGATTGCTGTCGATTATGGCAAGTTTTGATTTGATTGGATTGCTGCATAGTTTGGGATAGTCTCTATTTTTGGTAGATTCGGTGTTAGCTGCTTTATTTACATCATCATTCATGGCTACTTGGCGGTTTTGTGATGTGAGACCACATATTTTTTGCACGGTTTCAGAGATCTGGGAAATGTTACGCAATCCATTGCTCTGGCTCTTTGGAATAAGTGCCAATGGTTTCTTGATGCTGGATCCTTCAACGAGCAGATTGATTCCTAAGTAAAGGGGAATGGCCATAGAACACTGTGAAAGAAAGTAAACCAAATTacttgtaaatgacaaaacaaagCAAGATCTCACATCAGCATTTATGGCTACCATAAAATCCCTGAACATTTGCATTATGGAGATAATAATAAATTATTGGATTTGATGCATATCCAATTGTGGCAAGTAAAAGATATGTGGAAAATTGGGTAAAATAAATGACAGTTAATTTGATGTTTTCAAAAATCTAGGGATAATCAGAGAAAACATTAGtacttatttttctttaatttaatcTTGGATTTGCTGAAATGTTCAGTGTGCTTCTTCCACGAGGTTACAGAAACTAGTGGAGgtcaggatgggaggaggtgggggggttgCAGGTTGTGGGTTGCAGAGGAGGGGGTATGGATGGGGGTACAACAGATCTTGGAATAATAAGATGCGTTCGGCACAATTATCAGTCATTGAATCATCTCAGCTCCGAAAAAGCCAATTTAGTTCACGCAGACCATacgaggtgtagtggacagcgaagaaggttacctcagattacaacaggatcttggtcagatgggccaatgggctgaggagtggcagatggagtttaattcagataaatgcgaggtgctgcattttgggaaagtgaatcttagcaggacttatacacttaatggtaaggtcctaaagagtgttgctgaacaaagagaccttggaatgcaggttcatagcttcttgaaagtaaagtcacaggtagataggatagttaagaaggcatttggtatgctttcatttcttggtcagagtattgtgtaaaggagttgggcggtcatgttgtggctgtataggacattggttaagaatattgcgtgcaattctgatcttcctataggaaggatgttgtgaaacttgaaagggttcagaaaatcctgccttgcagtgttcttccagcctcttgcttgtgTACCTAGAAGTCGTCAGCCAGCCAACAATTATGATTACTCTTAAGTGAGTAACTCCAAGACTTTATCATTAGTGTACCAGTCACCCTAAGTCTCCTGTGAAAAAGTGaaagaggtggaaggaggtcaggcAAGAAGAAATTTTGGGGAGCAAAAAGAACATTGCCTCAATCCTGTGGACCGGTGGTATTAAACTGTGCATCCCTACTGCTTACTTCCTCCACCCATTACTCCAATGTCTtcctgtttttttgtgtgtttagggatttttaaaaaggaagttaGAGTTTCAACTAGTGGAGTTGTATGTTGGTAGTTCACTGTTTTGTTTACTTGTGGCTAGAACTTATTTTTTTTATAGTATATTATTGTATTAACTTATTTATTGTAATAAACAGTCATTTTTGCTGAGTACAGGAACTTGGGCAGTGTTTTCTATTAATCTGATTCCATTAGACAAGTAAATTAGGGACTTTGCGTGCTTTAATTAAATCATTAAATTTGATGGCGACTGGGAGAGGCGGGGTTTCTGAATCAGTgcactttccaaagtgaatcgtgacagactggagaatgtgaaataaaagcagaaagtgctggagaaaagcattgagagaaacagagttagcaatGTTCAACTTCAATATCACGTGCTTTCAGAATCCAACATCTGAGTATCTGAGACTCTCAGGTTTAAAGCCGAGAAGATAAGAGTGTTTTTTTAGAGAGCTTCTTCTTCTTTTGTCTATTTCCTGTAGCGGTACACCACTAAccggatcagagctgaaaatgtgttgctggaaaagcgcagcaggtcaggcagcatccaaggagcaggagaatcgacgtttcaggcagcatcctaaagaagggctcatgcctgaaacatcgattctcctgctccttggatgctgcctgacctgctgcgcttttccagcaacacattttcagctctgatctccagcatctgcagtcctcactttctccactaacCAGATTATACATTCCTATTTCATTGTAATGTTTGTCCAGTATTCTGAGCAGGAAGCAATCATTTCCCTTTATTTCCCTTTGCGTTTCCCTATAGTCAGTGGCATTTATATTACCTGTTTATACAGAAGCTCAAATCTGCCTGTGTCACAGGTCTTCTCAGTTCTTCGGTCGATAATCACTTTTATTGTATCCTCCTGAACATTGCTGCACAATGTGGCTGTCACTGGTGTTGAAGGTGACATTGTGGGGCTACAATTAATTTCAATCAGCCATGGTTTAAAGTCCTCTCCCAACAGGAAATCGGCTCCGTACAGCTCGAAGCTGTTCTTGCGAGGTTTTACAATGTCCTGCATTACCTGCATGGTATTCACAATTGCCTTCTTCATGCCTGGAGAGATGATATCGTCCCAGATGTTTTCAAAGCCATTTTTGTTCAGATACTCTTTGAACTGGTTACTGGACCACATGTTGTCTCTAGGAACTAACGGGTGGCGACTGGAGGAGGCCACAAAGTGTTTTTGGATTGAGTTATTGCACAAGTGAATTGCTCTAAAAAACAAAGAGAGATTTGTTAACTGCAATAAGATGAACTGCAGTTATCTTTAAGGTGAATGACCATTTACATAGAGGATTTAGACATGACTAACACTGCACAACATAAAGCATTGCTTTAGGATTGTAAGGGAAAATATCTGTAAGATATGTCTGACTTGCAATCTTATGTGGAACAATGAAAGGCTAAAATTCCATAACTGATCATTTCAATCCCAAGCAAAACCTAACAGCTATTGAAAGCATATTTCAACAGATAAATGGTGCAGCAAAACTGTAGCTACCCTTTACATATACTAAGTTGGTAGGCTGCAAAGCATAATTCCCTGATCTGCATCAGGGAAATTAGCCTTTGATGCCATCACTGGACCTGATTTCCACATTTACAATGAATCTTGGGAACTCTTTGCCTTCTCCAACTTCAAATTGTAGACAGTCATATTTAGGTGAGAAAGGAGAAGCTAAGTTCTTTACAATCCATTTTAAGTCTCTCTTCCTGCCTGTTTTCCATCAGATGGGGCTGAGAAGAGGGTAAGAGAGTTCAAGTCAAGTTGAGATTTAGGGGTCAGAGTAAGATATTTTGGGAAGGCGATTATCATTAAATTTATCTTGTTTGTCAGCCACCATTTTCATTCTGGCACAACTACTATTTATTGCATTGACCTATGGCTGAGAGTCAAAAATATTACAGCCCTTACAACCCAATTCGGCCAAAAACCCAAAGTCCCAGTTCTTTAATGGCACTGTCTTCAAGTGCACATGCTCCCCATTTATTACCCTTATTGTTAATGAGATTTCATTCTCAATGAATCACCATTCAAGAGAAATTGCCTGAGTTGTCATGGTGATACATACGTGTCTAGATTGTCCAATGAGAATGCCTGAGATGAGAAGCGTAGATAGCAGTCTTTATAGTACCAGATCGTCACAGGGTTCCAGTCTGTCACTAAAAACCATTGCCGCATATCAAATTTTGTCCCATAAATAAGCAACGGGTGTTCAATGTATTTCTGCACTACCCACTTGCCATCTGCGATGAGAGTTGTCTGGCCATAAACTAGCTTCACGATCTGCTCCAAACGGTTCATGCAAGTGATTCCTGCAGAGATCGACAATAAAAATCTCATTTTCCACCCAACTGAAACCACACTTCAGGCAAATAGTCAGAAAGAGATGTAGGTTACAACACTGACAGTTGTACTGGAAAGATACACTCTCTACCCTCCAATTGAGGAACAAACTGAGAGACATATTTATGTTTATAAATAAACTCAAAGAATCACAGAGTAGTACAGCACATATGCAGACTGTGGATATATGGTAGAACTATTTAATATCTCATTTGCCAGAGTCCTGTAAATTTGTTCACATATTTacttaattcccttttgaaagttaccatTTTGCCATCATTTCAATTAGTGCAGTCTTAACTCCTGATTCAGTTTCTCTGCTTTACTGAGCCTTCATGACCTACTGCCAATTCTTCCCATATAATCCATGAGATCTTCTCCATCACTAACTCTTCCAACCTTCTCCTTCCTACCTCCAAGGCCCTTCCAATCTATGGCCCCTGAGGCCTTAGTGATATTTTATAATGCAAGTCTTAcaatctccatcaccatcagTTCCTTCTGATACCCACCCCATCTCAAGGCTCTTTTTATGTCTCCCCACCACTCTAAGACCTTTCCAATCTCTGCCTTTAGGGTCTGTCCAATCTCCAAATGACACTTCATCCTACCAATAATCTCGTCCTCAGTGCCCAAATCCTCCATCTACCTCAAGATCTATGATTGTCAAGCTTTCAAGGTATTCACTCCCccaaccttctccactccacGCCTGAAGGCTGGTGTTGAATgttatctggattagtggtgctgaaagagcacagcagttcaggcagcaataGTGTGGCTGAGTGGTCTAAGGTGCTGGATCCAGATTCCAGTCTAGACATGGGCGTGGGTTCGAATATCACCCCGGCCAATTCTGCCGATCAACTCTAACTTTGAATGTTATTTGTTTGACAGGCAACTATCTTCTCAATCTGGCTGGGAGAATAAGACTAAAATGTTAATTAGCACCTAACATTCCCATCCTGCTTCCAGGCAAGTGTTTTAGCTGAGGCCTGACCAATATTTTATAAAGGTTTAGCATAAATTCCTCACCTTTGTGCTCTACACTTTTATTTGTAAGGGCAAGGATCGCATCTGATTATTTTTCGTAGCCTTTTCAACTTGTGCTGCCACCAAAATTTTGGGTAGACACACTCTCAGGCCCTTCTGTTTCTGCATTCCCTTTAAAATTATATAATTTAGTTTATATTGTTCTCTTGTTTGTCTGACAGAAATGTAAAATTTCATGCTTCtccaaattaaatttcatctgccatgtttCTGTCCATTTTACCACTTTGCCAATGGACTTCTTAAAACGTGTTACAAATCCTCCTCCTTGCTTATTCCACTTCCcagttttgtgccatctgcaaatgttgaaattatCCTCTGTTTATCCAAATCCGGGTAATTAATACATTTCAGAAAGAGCAGGGACTCCAATATCAACCCTTGGCAACACAACTGCATATGTTCATCTGATCTGAAAAAGAAATAGCCTTCAAAACAGAGACTCATTGAAGGACAGATCAGTAATATTTTTCTATAAGGAATATACTGAAGTAATGTAACTTTCCAAACTCAAGGAAAGCAAAAAAGATTCTACCAACAGAGTTGAAGCTTTCATATAGTCTGTAACTGATggatgcatgacagaaatgtcttCATGGATATTTGATTTCCTTTACAGAGTGAAATTTTCGAAATATATTGTAATACCTTTGCTGTATGACAAATTATTATTGTCTAACTCTGCCAGGGAACTCCCTCTACATGAATGAATCTATCACTTTTATTCCTCTGGGGTTAATAAGGCAGAACTGGATACCAGTCAATGTATGGATGTCCATTTTGCAGATTACATGGTTCTATAACAGCAGAGAAGATGCAATGAAAATGCACTGTTTCTTTGGGTCTGGCATTTCCCACTTTATTCTTAACGTGGATAAGCAATGAGAAATTCACTGAAAAAGCTGTATCCCATGTAACTGCCATGGAAACCATTGCACTAAAGCTTTTACAAAGAGGTACaaatttttgacatttttcttgGCTTTGAAAGAGCTGATATATTGTATAAGTCTGgctattttgttttcagtatggCAGCATGTCTTTTTTGCTTCTtatattttacaaatacataactATAACTAAATATTGTcagactgcatgcattgatttGGTGACATGATCTTTTCTGTCTTAAGAACTGTTGAGCGGGCATGATAAAATTTGGATAATCTCCTGCGACAAAAAGTACTGCAATTAAGAAGTTATAAaatctgtacacacacagcagtgaatgaAATGCAAGCCTCAATTCATAAAGAATCTGGTTTGCTTAAGTACCTATTGACTTAACAATTAATACTTTGGTATGAAACCACTCGAAAGGTAACAAGATGCATCAGTAATGCTAATCTCTCCTTATAAACGGGAAATAAAAAGTGTGGATAAATGATGCTGACCCTCTCATATAAAGGGCATTCTAAAGGTATATTAGTTATGAGATCCTTTCCAATACATGAGGTGACCAAGCAATTTATGCTTCCCCTCCTTTACaatacaaagaacatagaactaGATCTTATAGATTAGT comes from the Hemiscyllium ocellatum isolate sHemOce1 chromosome 14, sHemOce1.pat.X.cur, whole genome shotgun sequence genome and includes:
- the LOC132822460 gene encoding tubulin tyrosine ligase 3-like, with protein sequence MAGGSCPEENVPVKQDDPVQIMDGISLKQNCKSHYTEAKGTNKSCENLVTKEIKFQKPHTTGSELNLDRMKTCKRLVEKAVKLKKIFTIYGPYPLIRQSLRNRGWLEKKVPKPPRSPPKKEKIINGENDMDDGVGDSDGCDFDDKQGDDKDNSDEPDNIYNITSRLLKNETAFFLWTNGTDAQNLQKDQIFNHFVGASSFTTKAGLCVNLRNFQWFNGVNPDTFFPRCYRIAVEEEKQSFIEDFRMTAARSILKWVVELKKKSDMPHKGHDWRDKAPRSSVMEAFHRQTQKKGGVVPVQLVETALRACEEYLNTMDHKDIDVSLDTPPAVTERCWEETIQQYYEVIHEGATIQNWKVYAAVCENMLKQLQEVNTQLKMEGMRNIWIVKPGAQSRGRGITCMNRLEQIVKLVYGQTTLIADGKWVVQKYIEHPLLIYGTKFDMRQWFLVTDWNPVTIWYYKDCYLRFSSQAFSLDNLDTAIHLCNNSIQKHFVASSSRHPLVPRDNMWSSNQFKEYLNKNGFENIWDDIISPGMKKAIVNTMQVMQDIVKPRKNSFELYGADFLLGEDFKPWLIEINCSPTMSPSTPVTATLCSNVQEDTIKVIIDRRTEKTCDTGRFELLYKQCSMAIPLYLGINLLVEGSSIKKPLALIPKSQSNGLRNISQISETVQKICGLTSQNRQVAMNDDVNKAANTESTKNRDYPKLCSNPIKSKLAIIDSNPEFAKRPLNLPTAKSSNTSNIKNLIYFGNEKNPLLPIQSKVPPNVNNTGIAKNLLNFNNLNMVRNSLIPNHFSITKNVLYSMNSGAIRNPLNHSNSSNTSNPLNPSNPSITKSQPNSTNSSIAKYLLDSNNSSTPNDSLTANNSSVTKNPLNLTDSNGAKDLSNSSSSSTTNNLLNPSHTKDSPIPIHSNDLNNSTAPSANDAKNLNISQDPNHIQDHGSSNTCGKEKTVDNTYNSSKIKTSSTSKHHHKPRNYTSYNRKKAKKLSSPKVLGTSIVKAWDEMQEMKNNIAETTQGTETENNTKLDPGDNMEHDYEVPKFSKTEAIKKVNKQRLQPRSKITQMSMSVKHLILPNRQMLRDPLHVNLKCLSLDMLNFKDMQHSKSSPATDANRVRTVHEKSAPLRYSYNSPRLHLKDPNIPQLHITGLQPQFKASSEISNKYIETHKNATSNLFNIKKHLLTSSFPLFQ